The segment TATGATTGGCCCGGTAATATCCGCGAACTAGAAAATTTAGTAGAGCGTTTAGTAATTACTTCCCTGAATGAAGAAATATCAGCCTATGACCTCCCTGAAAAATTTCAGAACAGGGAACAAGAAGCTGTTAATATTGAATTAAAAAAAGGCGAAACCTTACCGGAAATCTTGGAACAGTTAGAAAGAAAGACGATTGAAAATGCATATCTCACATATAAGACTACAAGAAAAACTGCAAAAGCACTGGGAATTACACAATCGTCACTGATGAGACGTTTAAAGAAATATGGTTTGTCAAAGTAATACTGCCGATATCACAAAGATAAACTCGCCAAACGTGATTACCTCTTTTGTTGGCCTATCAAAGATAAAGAAAAAAACGTTTCCACTAAAAATTCAGGAAACGTTTTTACAATTATCGGAGCCGGATTACAAATGACCTTTCCCAGAAATATGCTCAATGTTAATTACTATGACCGCAGATTTTTTTACCTTTTCTTTTAGCAACCGGTCAACTGGCTTTTTACTGTACTTTTCAGCCAACAGCGTTAAGAAATGCTGTTTTTTTTCTTCATCTAATATAACTTCTGCATGCCCAAACACCATTACACTGGCATAACGCGTGGTGTAATTACAAGGTTCTTCCGCTTCTTTGATTTCTTCCACAATATCTACTTCAAAACACACCTGGGCATGGTTTTCTATGTTGTCCAGCTTATTACCTTTTAAGGCGGAATGAAGAATAATCTTATTTTTATCAAAATAATAATGCAGGGGCGTAATCAAAGGATAGCCATTCCTCCCGTAGGTCCCTAAACGGCCTACTAAACCTTTCATCAATAATAATTGCGCCTTTTCATTTGACATTTCTTTATCCTGTCTGCGCATTGGTACAAAAACCATTGTTTCACCTCCTTTACATTACGAATATAATGGTTGGTTGAATAAGACGCAGTTTGCTTTTCTTGGCAATAGCTGCGCCATCCACCTACCCTTTTAAGCTCTTGCAAGTTATATGCCATTTCTACAGTATCCTACAGGCATCTAGGAAAAAAAGAGGCCAGCAAAATCCGGCCATATTTAAATTTAAAATTTTCTAAACCAACTGGCTTTAACAGATGAGGAAATTACATAATTAGCTTTTTTTACAATCTCCTCAAAAAATATCCAGCGGCAGCATTGCTATCCGTATGCTTTTTAACCAAAGTTTAGCGTTCAGGCAATATTAATACCTATTGAATTGCTAAATTTTTCCTCTAGGCCAAGCTAATCTTACGCTCTTTCTCCACTTTGGGCGCTTCTCCCAACCAGCCGCGCACTCGCATAGCCTCACTGACACGGGCAATGGCCACCATGTAAGCGGCGGTACGCATGTCGATATCTTTTCGACTTCTGTACATCTGATATACCTCGTCAAAAGCGCGTACCATCATGGCTTCTAACTTACCATTCACCTCTTCTTCGGTCCAGTAATAACCCATATTATTTTGTACCCATTCAAAGTATGACACGGTCACACCACCGGCATTAGCTAATATATCAGGCAGAACCAGCACACCTTTATTGGTAAGTATTCTGTCTGCGCCGGGAGTGGTGGGACCATTGGCCGCCTCGCCGATTATTTTCGCCTTAACCTTGGGAGCAATTTCTTCAGTAATCTGGTTTTCCAGAGCAGCAGGGATCAGGATGTCACAAGGCATTGTTAATAACTCAGCGTTGGTAATATGTCTGCTGCCGGGATAATGTGCGACGCTTCCGGTTTCCTTTTTATATTCCTCTAACTTTTGGGTGTTAAGTCCTTTAGAACTGTATGCCCCGCCTGTAGAGTCAACTACTGCAACGATCTTGCAGCCCAAGTCCTGAAGCAATTCAGCCACAATACTGCCTGCGTTGCCATAACCCTGCACTGCAACGGTAGCATCTTTTAGGTCGAGACCAATAGCTTTTGCCGCCTCACGTACTGTAAAGCTGCACCCTCTGGCAGTAGCCTCATTGCGCCCGGCAGACCCGCCCACAATTAAAGGCTTACCGGTGATAACTCCGAATTCATTATGTCCCTTGTATTTGGAGAACTCATCCATCATCCAGGCCATTACCTGAGCGTTAGTATAAACATCCGGGGCAGGCACGTCTTTTTCTGCTCCCAGGATAGGGGATACTGCTCGAATGTACTCCCGACTAAGCCGCTGTATCTCCCGATCAGACATTTCCTTCGGATTACAGATTACCCCGCCTTTGGCACCGCCGTAGGGCAGACCTAGTACGGCACATTTAAAAGTCATCCACAATGCTAACGCCCTGACTTCATCCAGAGTAACGCCAGGATGAAAGCGAATGCCGCCTTTAAGAGGTCCCAAAGCATAGTTATGCTGCACGCGGTAACCGGTAAACACTTTAACACTACCGTCATCCATCTCTACCGGTACGGCCACCGTAAGTTCCCGCACCGGTTGGCGTAAGATATCCAGCACCGTAGAAGATAAACCCAAAGTTTTAACTGCCAACCCTATTTGCTCTTGCGCTATTTGGTAACTGTTCAACTGTTTATTCATGTTATTACCACTCCTTTAAACAAATTTCCTCTTTGTAGAGGTTTAATAAATATAATCGCAAAGTCTGTGCCAAGTTATCAAAAATTTCGAAAATTAACACAAACCCTTGGGATTAAAGGGTTTGTGTGCACCGTATTCTGTATTCAACTTTTAGCAGCTTTGTTTCAAAATGCTCCTGTGCATCTTTTTGTTTGCTTATTTATATGGCAGCCCGCTGTTATCCTTAGTCTCAACCTCCTAGTAATTAATGCAGCCTCCACTCGCCTTTCATGCGTTTGTACATCTTATTATCTATTCCCCTCAGGTCTTTTGCGGAGTCTGAAACTTTATTGCCTTTGCTTGTTACTTATTGGTGTCAGACACCAATAAGTAACACCTGATTACCAAAACTTATATTTTCTGATAAAAAAAGCCGGGCGCAAAGCCCGGCAAAATCCATAAAATCTATTAAAATTTTATGGAGGATGGTAGCAATTTTAAACAGTGAAATCCTTGGGGACACCCTGCTCATCCCAGTTACGGATGTTGTAGTAATCGTCCAGCATAGTGTCCAGAGCCTCACGGGTAATGGTTTTTCCGTGGGGTTCCAATGGTTCATCGAAGAATCGCTTAGGTAAAGTGTCATCTGATTTGGTAAAACCGCAATCAAGGTTAAAGCGGCGGGTTAAGCTGACTACTTCATTACCCATGTTTTCAAGTTCCTCAACGCTGTATTCCACTCCGGTTACTGCCTTAATCATCTTCTGCAGGTTTTCCCACTGGATCAAATCACGGAAGAATGTGCAGTAAATCATGGTATTAAATACGGTGAGGCGATTTTCAAACTGGATATATAAATCCGCCTTACCATCGGTTGTATCGCGGTCAATCATGCCGGCCAATTCAGGCTTATAGAATGTCGCCCTAAGATGGCATGCACCTCGGGCGGAAGTAGCATACCCTAAGCCCACTCCTTTAAGCACTCTGGGATCGTAACCGGCTGGTTCCAAGCCCTTGACGTGAATCGCCCGCTCCGCCATCCCTAATTTCGGAGCTGCGACCTTGATGCCGTCCGCTAAAACATCACCTAACCCATTTCGGCCAGCAATGTCCATAAGCATCTTCGCTACCTGATCGGCATTGCCAAACTCTAACTTTTCCTCTATCAAGCCCCGCCGGGAAGCATCAATAGCCATGGCGACCATGTTGCCGCCAGTAATTGTATCCATACCCAACCGGTCGCAAATGTCGTTAAAGTATAGGATTTCTGCCGGATCATCAATAGTGCATAGACCGCCAAAAGAGTAAATAGTTTCGTATTCAGGTCCTTCCACGGTTAACCCCTTATGTCTTCCTTCCTTTACCGTGGTTTTCTTACCACAAGCCATAGGACAGTGAGGACAGGCTTTGGGTTTAAATTCGAAGTTATCCTTATATGCATCACCGCTAATCGCTTCCCAGTTATCCAGGGTTCCCTTGGACCAATATTTAGTGGGAAAAGCCTGCGCATTGTTTAAGGCCGCGACCATCACCGGCGTGCCGTAATTACGGTAGGCATCGACACCGGCATTATCCTTTGTTTTATCCCGGATATCCTTAATGGCTTCTTTAAGAAGGTTCTCATCGGCAATGGGCGCCTTACTGCTGCCGAAAAATACGATGCCTTTTACCTT is part of the Metallumcola ferriviriculae genome and harbors:
- a CDS encoding pyridoxamine 5'-phosphate oxidase family protein is translated as MVFVPMRRQDKEMSNEKAQLLLMKGLVGRLGTYGRNGYPLITPLHYYFDKNKIILHSALKGNKLDNIENHAQVCFEVDIVEEIKEAEEPCNYTTRYASVMVFGHAEVILDEEKKQHFLTLLAEKYSKKPVDRLLKEKVKKSAVIVINIEHISGKGHL
- a CDS encoding Glu/Leu/Phe/Val family dehydrogenase; its protein translation is MNKQLNSYQIAQEQIGLAVKTLGLSSTVLDILRQPVRELTVAVPVEMDDGSVKVFTGYRVQHNYALGPLKGGIRFHPGVTLDEVRALALWMTFKCAVLGLPYGGAKGGVICNPKEMSDREIQRLSREYIRAVSPILGAEKDVPAPDVYTNAQVMAWMMDEFSKYKGHNEFGVITGKPLIVGGSAGRNEATARGCSFTVREAAKAIGLDLKDATVAVQGYGNAGSIVAELLQDLGCKIVAVVDSTGGAYSSKGLNTQKLEEYKKETGSVAHYPGSRHITNAELLTMPCDILIPAALENQITEEIAPKVKAKIIGEAANGPTTPGADRILTNKGVLVLPDILANAGGVTVSYFEWVQNNMGYYWTEEEVNGKLEAMMVRAFDEVYQMYRSRKDIDMRTAAYMVAIARVSEAMRVRGWLGEAPKVEKERKISLA
- a CDS encoding aldehyde ferredoxin oxidoreductase family protein gives rise to the protein MKGFYQRLLRINVTDQSFKIEEIPEEVLQRFLGGKGLGSYLLLKNVPAKCDPLGTENKLIFTTGPACDTGLLGAARYGVFSKSPLTGGYAESYGGGKLGPALKRTGYDAVIIEGESVTPIYLEISDQDIKFHPAEDLWGKDTYATEDALKETAPQGAETVVIGPAGENLVRFACLENNYWRSAGRTGMGAVLGSKKVKGIVFFGSSKAPIADENLLKEAIKDIRDKTKDNAGVDAYRNYGTPVMVAALNNAQAFPTKYWSKGTLDNWEAISGDAYKDNFEFKPKACPHCPMACGKKTTVKEGRHKGLTVEGPEYETIYSFGGLCTIDDPAEILYFNDICDRLGMDTITGGNMVAMAIDASRRGLIEEKLEFGNADQVAKMLMDIAGRNGLGDVLADGIKVAAPKLGMAERAIHVKGLEPAGYDPRVLKGVGLGYATSARGACHLRATFYKPELAGMIDRDTTDGKADLYIQFENRLTVFNTMIYCTFFRDLIQWENLQKMIKAVTGVEYSVEELENMGNEVVSLTRRFNLDCGFTKSDDTLPKRFFDEPLEPHGKTITREALDTMLDDYYNIRNWDEQGVPKDFTV